A portion of the Vespula vulgaris chromosome 14, iyVesVulg1.1, whole genome shotgun sequence genome contains these proteins:
- the LOC127069202 gene encoding synaptic vesicle glycoprotein 2C-like isoform X2: MSLRSEEHGVEDILLRCPPPLAPPPAPPPPPPPPPSLPPPPLPPPPSPAPSHHRQHHLTKFNVEIRQTDEIIVQDALNETGFGKFNFKVLAVSALICMNAAFGMLSIGFILPAAACDFKMTTEDKGHLTVSTMLGMLSGSYFWGCLADTKGRRISLLACLFLHGGSEFLASLIPFYWGFVLVKFISGLAICGQLTLLYTYLAEFQPIKKRDLFLSWMETAWVMGMVIVACVAWATVPLDIKYKTDTFSFHSWNLFIMICSLPSFTIGIWLSFFPETPKYLAETGQNVKMLKVLTRMYSENTGNSLEKYLTNLKNCENQLLSELVFRLEEKMNEKEETIEPKSLKIIITNTFLQTLMLVRKPYLHRTFIEHFPNRSATVCTVVAFEKNNKTITSTDPFGCNTPIQSSVFLYAFILALSGVPIGLTLPLLINRLGYKFFLVVGTIIASIVSFCIFLVKTSVENLVISCIFESVTSICVSVVSCMLIDFYPTHLRSIAAGLASFFSRLGAMMGNLMTGMLIDYHCRVVIILVGLQLFVCGILCLLTPKKKEMKKAKITKF; the protein is encoded by the exons ATGTCGTTGAGAAGCGAGGAACACGGTGTTGAGGATATCTTGCTTCGTTGTCCTCCTCCTCTTGCTCCACCTcctgctcctcctcctccacctcctcctcctccatctcttcctcctcctcctcttcctcctcctccttctcctgcCCCTTCTCATCATCGTCAACATCATCTAACAAAGTTCAACGTag AGATCCGGCAAACCGATGAAATCATTGTGCAAGATGCTCTTAACGAAACAg gATTTGGAAAGTTTAATTTCAAAGTCTTGGCCGTTTCCGCTCTTATCTGTATGAATGCTGCCTTTGGCATGCTGAGCATAGGATTTATTTTGCCAGCGGCGGCATGCGATTTTAAGATGACGACGGAAGACAAAGGTCACCTGACTGTATCGACCATGCTAG GTATGTTGTCGGGTTCTTATTTCTGGGGCTGCCTCGCTGATACGAAAGGACGGAGAATTTCTCTCCTGGCATGTCTCTTCCTTCACGGTGGCTCAGAATTCTTAGCATCGCTGATACCATTTTATTGGGGCTTCGTGTTAGTCAAATTTATCAGCGGTCTGGC TATATGTGGACAGTTAACGTTGCTCTATACATATCTTGCCGAATTTCAACCAATTAAAAAACGTGATTTGTTTCTCTCATGGATGGAAACGGCATGGGTAATGGGAATGGTAATCGTCGCGT gCGTAGCCTGGGCTACGGTCCCGTTGgacataaaatataagacTGACACGTTTTCCTTTCACTCGTGGAACTTGTTCATCATGATCTGTTCTTTGCCATCTTTTACAATTGGGATTTGGTTATCATTCTTTCCAGAAACTCCAAAGTATCTTGCCGAGACCGGACAAAATGTTAAGATGTTGAAGGTTTTAACTAGAATGTATTCAGAGAATACGGGGAAttctttggaaaaatatttg ACGAATTTGAAAAACTGTGAAAACCAGTTGCTTTCAGAACTGGTCTTTCGTttagaagaaaagatgaacgagaaagaagagacgatCGAACCAAAATCATTGAAGATTATTATAACGAATACTTTTTTGCAAACGTTGATGCTCGTACGAAAGCCATACTTGCATAGGACCTTCATT GAACATTTTCCTAATCGATCGGCCACTGTATGCACCGTTGTCGCATTTGAGAAGAACAACAAAACC ATAACGAGTACGGATCCCTTCGGTTGCAATACTCCGATACAGAGCAGCGTCTTcttatatgcatttattttaGCATTATCAGGCGTTCCTATTGGTCTTACGTTACCTCTCTTAATAAATCGTTTAggatataaattctttttag ttgTCGGTACGATAATAGCCAGTATTGTATCCTtctgtatttttcttgttaaaacATCTGTTGAAAATTTAGTCATCTCGTGTATCTTTGAGTCCGTTACATCGATTTGCGTTAGCGTTGTCTCCTGTATGTTGATCGACTTCTATCCAACTCATTTAAG atCAATAGCAGCCGGTCTTGCTTCATTTTTTAGTCGGTTAGGAGCAATGATGGGGAACTTGATGACCGGAATGTTGATTGATTATCATTGCAGGGTCGTTATTATATTGGTAGGCTTACAACTTTTTG TGTGCGGTATACTCTGCTTGCTTACaccgaaaaagaaagaaatgaaaaaagcaaAGATAACCAAATTCTGA
- the LOC127069202 gene encoding synaptic vesicle glycoprotein 2C-like isoform X1, with amino-acid sequence MSLRSEEHGVEDILLRCPPPLAPPPAPPPPPPPPPSLPPPPLPPPPSPAPSHHRQHHLTKFNVEIRQTDEIIVQDALNETGFGKFNFKVLAVSALICMNAAFGMLSIGFILPAAACDFKMTTEDKGHLTVSTMLGMLSGSYFWGCLADTKGRRISLLACLFLHGGSEFLASLIPFYWGFVLVKFISGLAICGQLTLLYTYLAEFQPIKKRDLFLSWMETAWVMGMVIVACVAWATVPLDIKYKTDTFSFHSWNLFIMICSLPSFTIGIWLSFFPETPKYLAETGQNVKMLKVLTRMYSENTGNSLEKYLTNLKNCENQLLSELVFRLEEKMNEKEETIEPKSLKIIITNTFLQTLMLVRKPYLHRTFIVCSATYLIMTSYYMLLLWLPDLFRRYAEFQEHFPNRSATVCTVVAFEKNNKTITSTDPFGCNTPIQSSVFLYAFILALSGVPIGLTLPLLINRLGYKFFLVVGTIIASIVSFCIFLVKTSVENLVISCIFESVTSICVSVVSCMLIDFYPTHLRSIAAGLASFFSRLGAMMGNLMTGMLIDYHCRVVIILVGLQLFVCGILCLLTPKKKEMKKAKITKF; translated from the exons ATGTCGTTGAGAAGCGAGGAACACGGTGTTGAGGATATCTTGCTTCGTTGTCCTCCTCCTCTTGCTCCACCTcctgctcctcctcctccacctcctcctcctccatctcttcctcctcctcctcttcctcctcctccttctcctgcCCCTTCTCATCATCGTCAACATCATCTAACAAAGTTCAACGTag AGATCCGGCAAACCGATGAAATCATTGTGCAAGATGCTCTTAACGAAACAg gATTTGGAAAGTTTAATTTCAAAGTCTTGGCCGTTTCCGCTCTTATCTGTATGAATGCTGCCTTTGGCATGCTGAGCATAGGATTTATTTTGCCAGCGGCGGCATGCGATTTTAAGATGACGACGGAAGACAAAGGTCACCTGACTGTATCGACCATGCTAG GTATGTTGTCGGGTTCTTATTTCTGGGGCTGCCTCGCTGATACGAAAGGACGGAGAATTTCTCTCCTGGCATGTCTCTTCCTTCACGGTGGCTCAGAATTCTTAGCATCGCTGATACCATTTTATTGGGGCTTCGTGTTAGTCAAATTTATCAGCGGTCTGGC TATATGTGGACAGTTAACGTTGCTCTATACATATCTTGCCGAATTTCAACCAATTAAAAAACGTGATTTGTTTCTCTCATGGATGGAAACGGCATGGGTAATGGGAATGGTAATCGTCGCGT gCGTAGCCTGGGCTACGGTCCCGTTGgacataaaatataagacTGACACGTTTTCCTTTCACTCGTGGAACTTGTTCATCATGATCTGTTCTTTGCCATCTTTTACAATTGGGATTTGGTTATCATTCTTTCCAGAAACTCCAAAGTATCTTGCCGAGACCGGACAAAATGTTAAGATGTTGAAGGTTTTAACTAGAATGTATTCAGAGAATACGGGGAAttctttggaaaaatatttg ACGAATTTGAAAAACTGTGAAAACCAGTTGCTTTCAGAACTGGTCTTTCGTttagaagaaaagatgaacgagaaagaagagacgatCGAACCAAAATCATTGAAGATTATTATAACGAATACTTTTTTGCAAACGTTGATGCTCGTACGAAAGCCATACTTGCATAGGACCTTCATTGTATGTTCCGCCACATATTTGATTATGACTTCTTACTATATGTTGCTTCTGTGGTTGCCTGATCTTTTTCGAAGATATGCCGAATTTCAGGAACATTTTCCTAATCGATCGGCCACTGTATGCACCGTTGTCGCATTTGAGAAGAACAACAAAACC ATAACGAGTACGGATCCCTTCGGTTGCAATACTCCGATACAGAGCAGCGTCTTcttatatgcatttattttaGCATTATCAGGCGTTCCTATTGGTCTTACGTTACCTCTCTTAATAAATCGTTTAggatataaattctttttag ttgTCGGTACGATAATAGCCAGTATTGTATCCTtctgtatttttcttgttaaaacATCTGTTGAAAATTTAGTCATCTCGTGTATCTTTGAGTCCGTTACATCGATTTGCGTTAGCGTTGTCTCCTGTATGTTGATCGACTTCTATCCAACTCATTTAAG atCAATAGCAGCCGGTCTTGCTTCATTTTTTAGTCGGTTAGGAGCAATGATGGGGAACTTGATGACCGGAATGTTGATTGATTATCATTGCAGGGTCGTTATTATATTGGTAGGCTTACAACTTTTTG TGTGCGGTATACTCTGCTTGCTTACaccgaaaaagaaagaaatgaaaaaagcaaAGATAACCAAATTCTGA